A region from the Benincasa hispida cultivar B227 chromosome 12, ASM972705v1, whole genome shotgun sequence genome encodes:
- the LOC120068422 gene encoding GDSL esterase/lipase At4g10955-like translates to MASEREVFELSGPLHMAPIDWENADHRRSVAACLVQGVYILERDRQEKRQGSEAFAPRWWEFCHFRLLRQLVDDVDSSIFGAVYEFKPLLLQGHHKVDGSPRFVIAFRGTLTKPDSVSRDIELDLHLIQNGLHRTSRFEIAMQVVRNMVATVGDSNLWLAGHSLGSAMAMLAGRTMARTGIFLKSYLFNPPFFAAPIERIKDKKLKHGLRIAGSVITAGLALALKAKSNDNQRNGVEEPFFAIAAWVPSLFVNPSDHVGSEYIGYFEHRKNMEDIGAGSIERLATQNSIGGLLMNAFGRESEPIHLIPSANLVINLSPAQDFKQAHGIHQWWQPHLQLQSKIYEYS, encoded by the exons ATGGCCTCTGAGAGGGAAGTTTTTGAACTTTCAGGGCCATTACACATGGCTCCTATTGATTG GGAGAATGCTGATCACAGAAGGTCAGTTGCTGCTTGTTTGGTCCAAGGTGTTTACATTTTAGAACGGGACCGCCAGGAGAAGCGTCAAGGCTCGGAGGCCTTTGCTCCCCGCTGGTGGGAATTCTGCCACTTTCGGTTGCTTCGTCAGCTCGTTGACGATGTCGACTCTTCCATTTTTGGTGCCGTTTATGAATTCAAACCTTTGCTGCTCCAAGGTCACCACAAGGTTGATGGAAGTCCCCGCTTTGTGATTGCCTTCCGGGGCACCTTAACCAAACCAGATTCCGTCTCTCGTGACATAGAGTTAGATCTTCACCTCATTCAAAATGGTCTGCATCGGACATCACGTTTCGAGATTGCGATGCAAGTGGTTCGGAACATGGTTGCTACTGTTGGTGACTCAAATCTCTGGTTAGCTGGCCATTCCCTCGGGTCAGCCATGGCAATGCTTGCTGGAAGAACCATGGCAAGAACAGGCATTTTCCTCAAATCATATCTCTTCAATCCTCCATTCTTTGCCGCACCGATCGAGAGAATCAAGGACAAGAAACTAAAACATGGATTAAGGATTGCCGGCAGTGTTATCACTGCAGGACTTGCTCTTGCTTTGAAGGCTAAAAGTAATGATAACCAAAGAAATGGAGTTGAGGAGCCATTTTTTGCCATAGCAGCATGGGTTCCTTCTTTGTTTGTCAACCCATCAGACCATGTAGGATCAGAGTACATTGGATATTTTGAACACAGGAAGAACATGGAAGATATCGGTGCTGGAAGTATCGAGAGATTAGCGACGCAGAATTCAATTGGTGGTCTTTTGATGAATGCATTTGGGAGGGAATCTGAGCCAATTCATCTCATTCCATCAGCAAATTTGGTTATAAATCTATCTCCAGCACAAGACTTTAAACAAGCTCATGGCATTCATCAATGGTGGCAACCACATTTGCAATTGCAGTCAAAGATCTATGAGTactcctaa